The Bubalus kerabau isolate K-KA32 ecotype Philippines breed swamp buffalo chromosome X, PCC_UOA_SB_1v2, whole genome shotgun sequence genome has a segment encoding these proteins:
- the LOC129639498 gene encoding melanoma-associated antigen B2-like, with amino-acid sequence MPRGQKSKHCAREKRRQAQTETQGVHDQATTSRGEETTSSPPDSESAPSSSSAAGTAMGPQGAQGTTSAAAGAIPKRSGVGGAARSRSGVGGTAHSRSGVGAEGQVQESENSSRASAAAESSHTDLLTMESENLVQYMLFQYKMRELIKSSEMVMVIHRRYREQFPEILSRASEHMEMVFGMVLKEVRPNSHCYTLVSNLDLSDSESMRSDQGLLKNGLLMPLLGVIYLNGHRASEEEVWKFLNILGIYDGRMHFIFGDTRKLITEDLVKEEYLEYNQVPGSNPPRYEFLWGPKALTEKSKMKVLQFLTKVNDLVPDALLPYYEEALREEVESSRARAATGTGPSSSAGAGPSASASAGPSALARPGTSAAARAVTSASARPDMSASARAGPSASARDGTSASTCAHSRATSSLSSGP; translated from the coding sequence ATGCCTCGTGGGCAGAAGAGTAAGCACTGTGCTCGTGAGAAACGTCGCCAGGCCCAAACTGAGACCCAGGGTGTTCATGATCAGGCTACCACATCTCGGGGAGAAGAGaccacctcctcccctcctgattcaGAGAGTGCTCCCTCAAGCTCGTCTGCTGCTGGCACTGCCATGGGGCCTCAGGGAGCCCAAGGCACCACCAGTGCTGCTGCAGGTGCTATACCCAAAAGATCTGGTGTCGGTGGCGCAGCACGCTCGAGATCTGGAGTAGGTGGCACAGCACACTCGAGATCTGGTGTAGGTGCCGAGGGCCAagttcaggaaagtgaaaattccTCCCGGGCCTCAGCTGCTGCTGAGAGCTCTCACACAGATCTTCTGACCATGGAGTCAGAGAATTTGGTGCAGTACATGCTGTTTCAGTATAAGATGAGGGAGCTAATTAAGAGTTCAGAAATGGTGATGGTTATCCACAGAAGGTACAGGGAGCAATTCCCTGAAATCCTCAGCAGGGCCTCTGAGCACATGGAGATGGTGTTTGGCATGGTGCTGAAGGAAGTCAGGCCCAACAGTCACTGCTATACCCTGGTGAGCAACCTAGATCTCAGCGACAGTGAGTCTATGAGAAGTGACCAGGGGCTGCTGAAGAATGGTCTTCTGATGCCTCTTCTGGGTGTCATCTACCTGAATGGCCATCGCGCCTCTGAGGAGGAGGTCTGGAAGTTCCTGAATATCCTGGGCATCTATGATGGAAGAATGCACTTCATCTTTGGAGACACCAGGAAGCTCATCACAGAAGATCTGGTAAAGGAAGAGTACCTGGAATACAACCAGGTGCCTGGCAGCAATCCCCCTCGCTATGAGTTCCTGTGGGGTCCTAAAGCACTCACAGAAAAGAGCAAGATGAAAGTCCTGCAATTTTTGACCAAGGTCAACGATTTGGTCCCTGACGCCTTACTGCCATATTATGAGGAGGCTTTGAGAGAGGAGGTAGAGAGCTCCAGAGCCAGAGCTGCAACCGGGACCGGCCCTTCTTCCTCAGCCGGTGCAGGAccttctgcctcggccagtgctggcccttctgccttggccagacctggcacttctgctgcagccagggctgtcACTTCAGCCTCTGCCAGGCCTGATATGTCTGCCTCGGCCagggctggcccttctgcctcggccagGGATGGCACTTCTGCCTCAACCTGTGCCCACTCCAGGGCCACATCCAGCCTTTCATCTGGCCCCTAG